A segment of the Myxococcales bacterium genome:
TGATGATATCGACTTGGCGGCCGGCAAACGGGAAGCCCCTGACTGGCGCAAGCTCGACCGCAGCGACTTGGAGGATCGACAGGTCTGAGGCGTGATTGCATCGCAACTTAACTGGGACCCTCAAGCGACAATGACAGTCGTCGCTGATGCCTGTTACGGCAAAGGACTCGGCCCCATGAAGATGCGATTCGAGACCTTCGAGCAGTGGCTGGAGCAGTTCGCTGAGCGCTACAATGATGAGGTATTCGGAGGTGACGCCGTCCTTCTCTGTGAAGAGGCTCATGGTCGTTCATCACGAAGGCATCTTCGCGATCCTGCTCAAGGCATTCGTGATCGGTTATGCATGCGTCCTCGACGAGAGCCTCCGTTTGGAGACGGTCGTGGTTCCCGTCGGTGACGGGGCCGCTCGACGCGGTCGAGCGCGAGTTCGGCGAGCCGGTGGTGGTGCCGCTGCCGACGGGGAGCGGGAGGCGGCGCCGGGGTGCGCCCAACCCGCAGCTCGATCTGTCGTTCGCGGACATGACCGGCGACGGCATGCAGGACCTGGTGCGGGTGCGGCGGGGGGCAGGTCGAGTACCGGCCGACGCTGGGCAACGGGCGGTTCGGCGACCGCGCGTGGTGATGGACGGGCCCGGCGGTGCCGACCTCAGCGCTCGAGCTGGCGTACGACGACGATCCGGCCGGCGCGCGGCTGATCGGGGTGACGCGGGTCGGGTTCGTCGACGGCGCGCGCGCCGAGACCGCGCCGCTGGTGTTCGCGTACGCGGGCGCGGGGCTCGACGAGACGTTCCTGCCGGCGACGACGACGACGGGCTGACCGCGGCGCGGACGCAGCTGGTCGATCTGTACGGCGAGGGCCTGCCGGGCATCCTCTACCAGGGCGAGCGCGGGTGGCTGTACCAGGCCAACCAGGGCGGCGGACAGTTCGCGGCGCCAGCGGCGGTGGCGGCGCAGCCGAACTTCGAGCGCGGCGTGGCCTTGGCCGACGTCGATCGCGACGGCGACACCGAGCTGGCGGTGACGACGGGGCGCCAGGCCGGGTCGTTCGCGCTCGAGCGCGAGGAGCGGCGCTGGGCGGGGTTCCGGCCGTTCGCGGCGTGGCCCAAGCTCGAGGGCGCGGTCGGGCGCACGTTCTGGGTCGATCTGAACGGCGACGGGCGCAGCGACGCGGTGATCGCGCGCGGCGACGCGCTGGTGTGGTTCCCGTCGGTGACCGGGCCGCTCGACGAGGTCGAGCGCGAGTTCGGCGAGCCGGTGGTGGTGCCGCTGCCGACGGGGGCCGAGGCGGCGCCGGGGTGCGGGCCCAACCCGCAGCTCGATCTGTTCTTCGCGGACATGACCGGCGACGGCATGCAGGACCTGGTGCGGGTGCGGCGGGGGCAGGTCGAGTACTGGCCGGCGCTGGGCAACGGGCGGTTCGGCGATCGGGTGGTGATGGACGGGGCGCCGGCGGTGCCGACGACGTCGGCGTTCGACAGCGCGCGGGTGCGGCTGGTGGATCTGGACGGCAGCGGCACGGCCGACGTGCTCTACCTGGACGACGGGCGGGTGTGGCACTTCCCGAACCTGGGCGGGCGGCGGCTGGGGCGCGGCGCGAGGTCGGGCACCTGCCGGCGTTCGACGGGCGCACCGCGGCGATCGCCGATCTGGCGGGCGACGGGCGGCCGGCGCTGCTGTGGTCGGCGCTGTCGCCGACGCGCACGCAGGCGCTGTCGTACCTGCCGCTCACGCCGGCGACGCCGCCGGGGATGCTGATCGCGGTCGACGACGGCTGCGGTCGGCGCACCGAGCTGACCTGGGGCAACTCGGCGACGCACTACCTGCGCGACGCGGCCGACGGCGTGCCGTGGGAGACGCGGCTGCCGTCGCACCGGCCGGTGGTCGACGCGCGGGTCGGGACGAGCCGGCGTTCGCGCCGCCGCTGTTGACGCGGACCTGGTTTCACCTCGGCACCGCGATGTGGAACCACCACCGGCCGTTCGAGCCGTACGACGGCGACCCGCTGCTGCCGCCGATCGCTCCCCACGTCGAGGCACCGGGCGCGCACCTGCCGGCCGACGCGTCGGCGGCGCTGCGGCTGCTCGCGGGCTCGGTGGTGCGGCGCGAGCGCTGGGCGGTCGACGCCGCCGAGGCGCCGGAGGCAGATCCGTTCGACGTCGAGGAGGCCAGCTACCAGCTGGTGCTGTCGCAGCCGCGGCGCGGGGCACAGCGGCCGGTGTTCGGCGTGGTGCCGCGGGCGCGGCGGGTCGCGACCTACGACGGCGCCGCCGGCGATCCGCGCGTGACCGAGGAGCTGGTGCTGGCGCACGACGCCTGGGGCGCGCCGACGCGCACGGCGCAGGTGGCGTACGCGCGGCGCGGCGCGGTCGACGACGTCGCGCAGGCCCGGACCTGGGTGACGGTCACCGACGCGACCCGCGCCGACGTCGACACCGACGCGCAGTTTCTCCTCGGGGCCGAGGTCGAGACCACGCAGTGCGAGCTGGTGGGCGTGGCGCCGGTCGACGGGCAGCTCGCGCCCGAGGCCCTGACCGCATCGGCGGTCACCGCGGCGCTGGCGACGCCGGCGCCGTTCGAGCAGGCGCTGGATCCAGCGGCGACCGCGCCGGCGGCGAGGCGCCTGGCGTGGCAGCGCACCTATTACTGGGATGCGGCACGCGCCGCGATCGCGCCGCTGGGCGCGGTGGCGCCGGCGCCGCGGGTGCACCACGCCGAGGTGGCGTGCCTGACGCCGGGGCTGCTGGCGGCGACGCTCGACACCCGCGTCGACGCCGCGGGCGTGGCGGCGCTGGGCTACGTGCTGGCCGACGGTCACTGGTGGCAGCCGGGGCCGGTGCAGGAGGTGAGCGGGCCGTTCGGGCTGGTCACGCGCACGGTGCGCGGCGACGGCGCGAGCGCGCAGGTCGTCTACGACGCCGACCAGCTGGCGGTGGTCGAGACCATCGACGCGCTCGGGCTGTCGACGACGATGACGATCGACTACCGGGTGCTGGCGCCGGCGCAGACCGAGGATCCGAACGGGACGATCGCGCACGCGCGGTTCGACGGGTTCGGGCGGCTGGGCGCGGGCGGCACCGAGGGCCACGTCGGGACCGAGCCGTGGGGCAGCGGCGCGCTGGGCGCGTGGCAGCCGCCGGTGGGCGCGACGACCGCGTCGGTGCTGGCGGATCCGGCCGGGTTCCTGGGGGCGGCGGCGACGGCGACGTGGGTCGATGATCGAGCGTGGGTGCGGGACGGGGCGCCGGTGGCGGAGGTGACGGTGGCGCGGAGCGCGCTGGTGTACGACGGCGCGGGCGGCGGCGACGCGGCGGGGCCGCTGGAGGTGCGGGTGCGGTACCTCGACGGGTTCGGGCGGGTGCTGCAGGAGAAGGTGCGGGTCGAGGCGGGGCCGGCGATCGCGCGGGACGCGGGCGGGCAGGTGATCGTCGACGGGGGCGGGCAGCCGGTGCTGGCGGCGGCGGCGACGCGGTGGCGGGTGTCGGGGCACGTGGTCTACGACGCGAAGGGCCAGCCGGGGCGGGTGTACGAGCCGTACTTCTCGGCGAGCGCCGCGTACGAGAGCGACGCGGTGCTCGAGCGGTTCGGGGTGGCGACGGTGACGAGCTACGACGCGGTGGGGCGCGCGGTGCGGGTCGACCTGCCGAACGGGACGTACGCGACGACGACGGCGGGGGCGTGGGCGACGGTGGCGGCGAGCGCGGGGGACAACGTGCTGGGGTCGACGTACCGGCTGGTGCGCGAGGGCCGACCGGTGGACGACGCGGAGCGCGTGGCGTACGAGCACGCGGCGGCGCACGCGGGGACGCCGACGGTGACGCACGTCGACGCGCGCGGCACGGCGTGCGCGGTGGTGGCGGTGGGCGACGCGAGCGCGGCGACGCGCGTCGAGCGGACGGTGACCGACGCGAGCGGGCAGGTGGTGGCGCAGGTGGATCCGCGGGGGCTCGAGGCGTTCACGTACGCGCGGGACCTGCGGGGCCGGCCGCTGGCGCAGAGCAGCGTCGACGCCGGCCCGACCTGGGCGCTGGCGGACGCGTACGATCGACCGGTGTGGACCTGGGACGGGCGCGGGTTCGAGATCGAGCGCAGCTTCGATGTCGCGGACCGGCCGGTGGCGACGATCGTGCGCGATGGCGCAACGCTCGACGCGCAGGTCGAGACCATCGCGTACGGCGATGCCGACGCGGACCTGGCGTCCGCGAAGGCCGCCAACCGGCTGGGGCGGGCGGTGCGAGTGCGCGACGGGGCGGGCGAGGTGCGGACGGTGGCGTATGATCCAGCGGGCGCCGTGCGGACCACCGAGCGACAGCTGCGCGTCGACCTCGACGACACCCCCGACTGGCGCGGGGCGGTGGCGCTCGAGGCC
Coding sequences within it:
- a CDS encoding VCBS repeat-containing protein, coding for MALADVDRDGDTELAVTTGRQAGSFALEREERRWAGFRPFAAWPKLEGAVGRTFWVDLNGDGRSDAVIARGDALVWFPSVTGPLDEVEREFGEPVVVPLPTGAEAAPGCGPNPQLDLFFADMTGDGMQDLVRVRRGQVEYWPALGNGRFGDRVVMDGAPAVPTTSAFDSARVRLVDLDGSGTADVLYLDDGRVWHFPNLGGRRLGRGARSGTCRRSTGAPRRSPIWRATGGRRCCGRRCRRRARRRCRTCRSRRRRRRGC